The sequence TgtgagaaagtgaaaaacacTTGATCCTGGTAGGAGCTGACATGTCTAAAGAGCTTATAGCAATAAGGCTTCAGCAAAGCCAAAATGACACCAAAAGCACCGAACGCTGGCAACAGACGCCACCGTTTGTTtacataaaatgtgttaatttttCTTCACACAAATCATCTTTTAATTTCCAGCAACGCTAAATCTTAAACCTTATTTCTGATGCTTGAGCTTTGAATAATATTAGACTGTGAACATGCGTGCATTTTACCCAACAGGCATAACAATATAAAGAGAGCAAATGTTGAGGTTGTGATATagtgcagagtgagagagagagagagagagagggagagagagagagggagctgtcTGAGActatttctctctgtccctctctcttcatcctctctcatCAACAAAATTAATCTTTACCCTGATAGCTTCAGATTAAGCACTGCTTTACAAAAAGGCGCCATATCAAACCTCATCATGGAAGATGGAATTCATGTCTGGAAAGGGCTGCGGGCGatcacatgttcacattttaTCATGAAGATAAGGCTATGGAAAATTCTGTGAAGCATTTCAAAACAGCTAAATTCAACAGATACTGTGCGCCATCTCATTTTTGGTTTGAGTCAAACAAAGTCTTAGCAGACGTTTATTAAAGCAAAGCTAGAGATTTGATTCCCCTGctgtgtaatgtgttttattaaatgCAACTTTTATTCCTATCAGGTGACATAGTGACAGGATATGTGACATCGTGCTTCAGGAAGCTAAAACACATGCACGGTTATGTTTATCGGGATGTGTGCAGTGCAATTTAGTTCTAAAATATACCTGTGCAGCACATTTTGTTACTACCAGACGAAAACTGGTAGTAACTGATTTCACATGGCCTTTTGTCTGAACAATCTACATGTGGAAGCTATAAATCCTCTACTCACATTTAAGCCATGTGGACTATACATCGTGTTCCCCCCGAGAGCATCATTGTATCCTGCCGTCTGACTGATAACATGGCGCAGGGTATCCACCTGAGGGAACAGACAAGGTGGACAAGCTGGTCAACTCAGTGTCTTAAAGCAGGTCAATACTAACTGTAAACATGCTCGGTGAAGCAACAGATACTGACTAGTGTGAAATCACAAAGGGGCTCCTGAGACAGAAAATGCACTAACCAGATTTGTTACACAGctgatagaagaaaaaaaaaaacggacaTAACTAGCATGCTCAAATCTACAAATCTATTACAGTTTCTATAGTGGCTAtagcaaaacaaagaaaaacaaaagcataagACATTAATGGAGGAGATACACTATGGCTGTTTTAAATCAGCCTTTATTTTTACCTTAATCATGAATAAGCATAGATATTTGTCATAAGTACGTGGTAGCGATTGTGCGTCAGTTGTGTAGCTGCATTAAACTTACAAAATGGAAGACATcaacaacacacaataacaagaTGAGACAGGAAGATAGCAATACAGGAtacagaaaaaaggggaaaacacagTACCAAAAACCCAATACCAACCCAAGAGTTCAAGTCAAAGCCAAATGCATTCACAAAATGTTTACTTAAGGTGTTTGGAGTATTGCAGTAACCAGTAAATTGCTTTGTGGCATGATAGCAGTGGGGTGGGATTATATTTTGGCTGCCAAAATATTCCATCCAAAGCGAAATAGTCAGTAAACACTTTAGTCAATTGGAGGTTATGGGAGGCCTCACAGTGGTAGTTTGAACTGCCTTCGCATGAGCAGcgtgtttttttcttattttctatttttggtTGTGCTTCAGACTGCACTGTGGATGGCTCAGTACACAGGCAAGACAAGGACAGCTCTCTGCACTGGTAGTCAGGAACTGTCCCTGATTGTTGATCCTACCTGTGACTGTACATTGGCTCCGACTTGTGCCCCTTGGTAAGAATCCCCATTCAGACTCTGCATGCTCAAGAACATGTCCCCAGAGTTTGGGAGGTTAAAAGAACCTGAAGAACCTGGAAAGGGAGGATGTAAGTAGCTGAATACATGAGAAGGCTCTATAGGGAAGCACAggcacacacgctcacacacaaattCAACGCAGACACACAAGTCACGCACATGTCCGCAGACGCAGACCCAACTCAGGCAGAAAAATACACTGAAGAAAGACTCATAAAGCAAGCAACTACAAGGgtgaaaggagggaaggaggagaggcaaagaaacaaacagaatagGATGGCATGTAGAGGGACTCAAGAGGATCTTTTTATGAATGCGGTagacacaaatgaaatgaaaatcacaTGACACAAGGGGACCAGTTCTATATGCGGTTGGTCGCTTAAGCTCCCAATTGTTCCACATCACCTACTTCCAATCTAATGTTGGCAGGGAGGTATCACATGGTAAATGACAAGGACAATAAGAAGCTTATGAAAAGACCAGTACCAGTAAACATGTTGGTTAAAAGAGTGTTTTTGCTCTCTGCAGAATCCAGCTGAAACTCTTCATCTTTCATCTGGAATCCTGGGTGCAAGAAAAAGGGACCACTTCATAAGCTTACCACATCCCGACGCAGGTCCAAACTCAGCATTACATTACTTATTAAACCGGACTAAACATGCCCCTTTAGGCTTCCTCTTTTCATATGATTCTCACTCAATATGAACTACATCTAATAATCTTTTGATACAATACTATTTCTGCACGTAAAATGCTCCCAGCGAttatgtttcactttatttagcACAAAAAAAGCGCTACCATTCAGTCGGACTACATACCATTACATTACAAATGACAGGAAGTTGACAGAAAGTCAAGGGAAAACAAATCCCATGGCATCcttctgaatttttttttattttgccaaaaaTACATGTGTTCTCGGTTCACAAGTCAGGAACGCTCTCTTTATGCATGAGTTTGCTTGGCATCAGCTGTCTTATAGACAGGAGACACTGTGATCCCCAAGCTGGGAGCAGAGCCTGTCACTCTTGCCTGTGTGAATCGTGCATGAGGCAGCAGGTTAGGGGCTGAGGTAGAGGGCagatctttttttctgtctgtatgcaGGAGTGCCTACCGGAGTTAGGTGTGGTAGGGGAGTTGGCCTGGCTGTTCTGCACTGCAGCGGCTGCAGCGTGCGCTGCATTTACAGCAGTCTTGGCGGCATACAGGTTGGCTTCTTCCTGAAACTTGCCGATATTTTTCTTGTACCGGATCCTTTTGTTGCCAAACCAGTTGGATACCTGTGTGggagagcagaaggaggaggagcagaggagtcAGACGTCAAGCAGCCACAGCACCGTGCACTGAGCAGTGTGATTGTTTCAAGATGTCATGTTTGGGTCCATCAAGTACCCAATTCCCAGCCCCTGCAGTAATGTCCGCCGGGTACACAAGCTAATTAAGCCATAATCAGGAGCCACTTGTGTCTTCTCATGGATGGGAGCATGGCATGCTCTCAGATCTGTCTCCtgacaaaactaaaacacaagGGGCTCCTATTGCACAGACACTTAAGtcaatatattacatatatttctCATATCAGGGCTGGttgttaaaaatacaaatcCCTCAGTGTCCTATGTGAATGTTCATATTTTACCCTCTCACTGATTCCAGATCAGTGACTCTGGGTGATTGACACCttatgtaaaaacattaaaaaaagtaattattaaataaaataggGCAAATACAGTAGCAAATACAGCCATACGTTACTTATTATATGTAGGCTGCATGCCAGAtttaacacagacagaaaaatggaGAACATGTTTCAACTTGagcataaataaacaatttctATTAAAGCATACATATCACCTTATAatctttataaataataaacagctgTTATTATTTACAATAAGGGCTGGCCTGGGTAGCTGTACTTAAGCTATActtaaatatttgtgtgtgtgtgtgtgtgtgtgtgtgtgtgtgtgtgcatgcacactcaGTGATTCGGGAAGCAACTTTTGTTTGTAATTATCGAATACAAGAGTTTGAGGGTGAAGACCTGCAGACGTGTGAGGCAGTAAACAGAGTTTATCGGGGCACTCGGTGTTAATTgatgtattaaaacaaaaaaatgtaataagtaagatggaagaagaggaagtaCTGAACTCAAATTAACGTCTGAAACAGTGTGTATTCAGATTTAGAGCAGTTGGAAATGCTAATTTCGTTGCATTGAAACGATGACAACCAACATCAGTCAGACGCTGAAAAGTTGTGTGAGGGGTGAAGCTTATATGTGAATGCTGGCTCTGCAATAACTGCGGAATAATAATGAGATGATGCTTGTTTTTAATGGTTCTATAAATTAGAGTGTCTTGTCGCTGTGCTGCTGCCCCCCTCTCAAGCCCTGCAGCCCACGGCTGGACCAGCCAAAGAGCAGCTGCCCCTAATGACGCTTTATTTAATTTCCACCCATGTGCTTAAATTTTAATATCCCCAGCAGCCCGCCAATGCTGTGGAGTAAAAACTGACTGGATTTGCAGGACATCAGATCATTTCTATCCTGCACGTCTCTGTGCTCTAAATCTTTAATATCTAGGCAATTAAAATTAATGACCATTCAGGCGAGGCCCACTGTTGGCAGGGTTTCCTTGACATCAATTGTTTGATGGGTTTACCTAGAGGTTAAACTAACAAGCAAGGTTTAATTGGAAGCAATGAAAGCCCTGGCCATCATCCTTTTTACTTAACCTGCTTATAGTGGATTGTAGAGCCAAAGACGATGCAATATTCTCGCTCTTTTAGACAGCTCACAAAGTGCCCACAAACCACTGGAaatcacagaaaatgttttccaaAGCTCATCGGTCtgtttaatttaacaaaatgttCATGCAAACAGTGTATTAAACAGAACTgcattcattaaaatgtcagtTGTGGTGTTTGCACATGAAGACAAATTTGAATCATTAAGTCTGAAAGTTGACACACActggtttactttttttttttaccatacaCCAATATGGCAGTGATGTACGCCAATTCTACAGTTTTATATTGAAGTGTGATTATTCCATAAGTTAGAAACTTTAGTCACTTTAATGTGCTCTTGTCCTTTATGATGAAGTATGTTATGATTGTCTTCTACCACCGTATGGTGTTACAAGCCTGGTCAGACTCAGCAGTGTTGGCATCAAACCCTGTGGACGTTACACCAGCCTTCTccgttccacacacacacacacgtttctcTCCTGCCCACTGAACTCTGGCGTTAGTGATTCTCGGGTTCAGCTAAATATTGAACAAATGCACTGCACTGTAAGGTGTGGAGCACAACCCAATCTACAGAACTAATTCCCTTTTATCTTGTGGCAGGCCATGCATTCAATTGACTCCTATGTGTGGTGAGAACCAGGTTGTGAGATTGAATTACCTGACATCAGCAGTCTCAAAGGCAGCGATTGTATAATGACCATGCAGACTCATTGCAAGAACACGATACCGCTGCCTTCACTGCTGCCCACTAGAGAGGCCGCGGAGCTGTAGTTAATAATTCAAACTATTTCACCCTATTTCAGGTCAATACCCCTTCGCTAGTCAATGTAAAGCAATGCATGATCTGTCTATGATCTGGATGTATGTGTGGTTACAATGCCCTAAGCcttaaatacaaacacaaggGTGGTCTCACTAGCTGTGATACCATCAATTATACAGGCcacattaataatgaatgagaaCTCAAGTCTTGGCTTCCCTGAATTCACTATGatctgaaatactgaaatgtcACTCAGAAGAATAAATGCAAGAAATGTAAAGGAATCTTAAACATCTTAAGGTGTTCGACCACTGACACGGGCTCAATCGAATGTGACCTCCAAAACCCTGACAAAAACCACAGCCATCCAATCCCATGCCTTCATTCAGGAGCCCAGCACAGCGCATGCAAAGTGACAGGGAGTAAGACGGCATCCTACATTTACAGAGCCACTTAGGTGATTGTGACAACGTCAATAGCTCATTGTTCTTGAGCTGTTTTCTATAAACAAGCAGGATTCAATATTAACCAAATCAGACACATTGACATAATCATATAATGTTCCattcaagattttttttgttgttgtttgctcaAGGTTATCACTGCTGCATTTAGACATAAATAAAACGCAGGATTTGCACTGCAGGAATCTCCTGAGGTAAACAGGCTCGGCTCTCTGGGAATCACTTGCATTTCAAATGCACCCCGGCTAAACTGACACAGGGTGTTTCGTCAGCGATGATGTATtgagcaaagcagcagactgATATCGGCATACCATTCACGACTGACGGTTTTTACTTAATGAACTGCTCGTGCAGTCAACAAAGCCCGCAAAAAGTATGTTGGGGGTGTTTGAGAAATGACTTCGCCGAGCCCTCGGCGTGGCCACAGCGAGCCCGGGCACAGTGAGGGATAACACACTTACCGTGCACTCGGCATCATGTCGAGCCTCTGACTTTGTTACTCACTTAAAATGAGCCAAAGCACTAAGAATAAGTCAATAAGAATGTCTGCAGTGGCCTCCGCTTGTCGTGGAGTACGCCACTAATGGGGCCTGAGATGAGTTCGAGTGAATTTTTAAAAGCCCTCTAATTTCTGCACAGACTGATTTGCTCTCACGGGAACTGGTACAGTGGCCTGTTTTGCGAGGCACTCAGAAAACAGAGTGGGGCTCCATTTGTGTGAGGGTTGGCAGCCATTTCTTTAACCGCTGCAAAGCACACAGCTATCGCGGGGTAGGTGGGTGGGAGGTAAATAAACCCAGAGCGCAGTTTTGCAGATTCAAAAGACCACACAATTAGTCGACGCtctacaacaaacaaaaaaaaaataatgtggtAAACAATAGCCAAAAAGTAAAATTTCATGTGACACATTTGTACACACATAATATGGTGATAACATGGGTGTAGTTCAAAAATATGAATCAATCAAAAATAGTCTGTGTTCTTGGGatgtaaatgctgaaaattCTCATCCACTCTTTTTGTAATATGCAAATTCAAACTTtaaatactgtaattcatcatagCATTAGCATTGGTCCAGtggtgtgagggagggaggttCTGTGCAGTGGAAAACTGTGAGGCTATTACATACATAAACAAAGGAggtacaaaaaaatgaaaacagtggaTCAGGAGAAGTTATGACATACCTGTGATACTGTGATGGTGCTTCCCACCCCCTGAAGGCAAAAAAGAATGGGCTTTTACAGTATCTGACTCTTCATGACTACACTCAATATACCCCTCAACACCCCCTCCCCACACATaacaaaacactgcagattATTGTATAGATTCATGTTTCTCTGATATTGTGCCTCATGAGGACAACCATAGAACAATAGAGAATCAAAAAAATCTAGATAGTAGTCACAATCAtagcagaaaaagagagcacaTGATGATAATACTTTGGATGTGGGGGTTAGGTGTGAGAGATATTGCCTTCAGGTTTACCCAACAAGGAGGCTATGCCATATATAAAGTGGCAAAGTCGAATCTTTTACGTCTAAAATTCTACTGTGAATTAACAGCGTCCTGCAAGGTCACTTGAGCAGCAAACATACAAATCAATATCCAGTATCTTCCAGTGTTTTGAAGCACCACACTTTAACTTCTTTTCTTAAAGTAATGGATGATGCcatttttcttccctcttcttATGACCTGAGTGCCTGACCAGGCAACAGAGAGAGCACACATGGTGGATGGGAATGAGAGGGGAAAATGGCAGGGGAGCCAGCGTTGGGGCGGCTAAGGAAGGACAGCATAGTGCTTTGATTGAGGCCAAGATGATATAGGCCTCCCCTCCCTGTGGCcctgctctgactgactgggACCGGCCTTGACTGAAGCATCATTAGGCAGCCACAATGTCAAGGTTAGCTAAGGACATTGTGTCTTGGTGGTGTGACCTACAGTAACTATCCCTCTAGGCTTTAGCCTTTCCCACCCTGATTACCCACCAGTTACTGTTAGATGAGCACTACCCACCTGGGAAACTGTGATGCTGCACTTCTTGGCCAGCTCCTCTTTAGCCTCTTCGCTCGGATAAGGGTTGCTGAGGTGCGAGTAGAAATATTCATTCAAAATTTCCGTCGCCTGCTTGCTGAAGTTTCTCCTTTTCCGCCTGAGTGGGGAGCAAAGCGAGAGAAAGGCCGAGCAAGCTTATTAGTGGGACCAGCATTAACTCATCCATTTGGATCGCACAAATTGCACAATCAATCTCACACATAAATGGTGAAAATAATGAGGAATGGGCACTAAGGGCCCTCAGGAGAAGAATATCGTGTCCTGCTCCAAGAGTCTCGTCAACACTCAGAAGACCAGACCCCAACCAATAAagtgacatgcacacacacacacacacacacacacacacacacacaaacaaacaaacacactcagtcacaaaacacatacaatgtttaatttggtCTGTTGGTCTCCAATCTCCAGTCCAAGCGTGTAATGTGTAGAGTTTAGTGCAGCGGATGGGTGGGCTTTGTGATGGAGCGCAAAGCCCAGTCGGAGTGCATCTCGGTACATTATAGAAATCACGGCATGCACAGTTGAGCATTGTTCCTGAAGTGCCACAGCCCCAGGGATCTCCAGTAGAAACAAGCAAACTCTAACTAGATCTGGGTCCCCCTTTCCCTCCCAAGGGCACTACTTATCATGTTGTTGAGCATTTGCTTATTTTGCCTTGTTTACTGCGCTTCACACAGGCAGTGGGCAGCGAATGTGCTTCCACTTGGCTTGTTTGGCCTGAACTTGTGCCGCTCTCCACAGAGCACCACACTGTTAGTGATTAGAGTAATCCACAACACCTGCTGATGACCTCCCCTCCATCCATTACACATGACTTGGTCCCCATTTCATTTGGTCTTAACTGCTCTCAGGTGTGGGGGCATGAGTGTCTTGAAAATGGATAATGCATGGAACATGGACACAATTAAAATCATGCATCTCTCTCGCGGTGCTCATACTGTGTACTGTGccagaaaatgagagaaaaaacaaacttagcCCACTGGATTTGCTTATATGGGTCATACAGAAGCAATAAAAGTTTCTagataccaaacacacacacacacacacacacacacacccgcgcacatacacatgtatatTGTATCTACATTACATGCACCATCTACTGACCTGGCATCAAGGAATCTGGAGCGCAGGATCATGACAGCCTCACAGGTGCTCTGTTTCAACTGCATCTGGATGGAGCTGAACTTACGGTGGATGATTCCTACCATGCGCTCGATCTCTTTGGGAGAGATAGGTCGCGTGCGAGACTGTTCCCTCAGCAGGTTCATCACATGGGTAGTGAATTCGTTACATGCCTGCCaagtgacagagagacaaaaacagccagAGTGAGTTCTGTAAATGTcccaaaatcacaaacattttTCGCAACTCACAAAAAGCTCTAGAGTTCAGGGACACGTTTTTTCATACGGGAAATGAGTTCATTACATGCAAGTTGTGTGTACTGTTTATATATTACCTTGATGACATAACATGGGAAGTCATCTTTGAATATAAATGCAGATTTGCAATTTGGCTGGGCCCTAATGCAGAGCGAATTTAAACAGCTTTTCGTTAAACCAGTAGTTCATACATGATTAATTAGAATAACTCATTTACGTAGTGCACACTTTAGCTCATTACTCTGAGTA comes from Pempheris klunzingeri isolate RE-2024b chromosome 7, fPemKlu1.hap1, whole genome shotgun sequence and encodes:
- the pbx3b gene encoding pre-B-cell leukemia transcription factor 3b isoform X4, which produces MSFSICVAQCTDSLAATMDDQARIMQSIGGVSLAGHSVQGGMALPPPHGHDGTDGDGRKQDIGDILHQIMTITDQSLDEAQAKKHGLNCHRMKPALFSVLCEIKEKTGLSIRGAQEEDPPDPQLMRLDNMLLAEGVAGPEKGGGSAAAAAAAAASGGAGDNSIEHSDYRAKLTQIRQIYHTELEKYEQACNEFTTHVMNLLREQSRTRPISPKEIERMVGIIHRKFSSIQMQLKQSTCEAVMILRSRFLDARRKRRNFSKQATEILNEYFYSHLSNPYPSEEAKEELAKKCSITVSQVSNWFGNKRIRYKKNIGKFQEEANLYAAKTAVNAAHAAAAAVQNSQANSPTTPNSGFQMKDEEFQLDSAESKNTLLTNMFTGGYPAPCYQSDGRIQ
- the pbx3b gene encoding pre-B-cell leukemia transcription factor 3b isoform X2 — encoded protein: MSFSICVAQCTDSLAATMDDQARIMQSIGGVSLAGHSVQGGMALPPPHGHDGTDGDGRKQDIGDILHQIMTITDQSLDEAQAKKHGLNCHRMKPALFSVLCEIKEKTGLSIRGAQEEDPPDPQLMRLDNMLLAEGVAGPEKGGGSAAAAAAAAASGGAGDNSIEHSDYRAKLTQIRQIYHTELEKYEQACNEFTTHVMNLLREQSRTRPISPKEIERMVGIIHRKFSSIQMQLKQSTCEAVMILRSRFLDARRKRRNFSKQATEILNEYFYSHLSNPYPSEEAKEELAKKCSITVSQVSNWFGNKRIRYKKNIGKFQEEANLYAAKTAVNAAHAAAAAVQNSQANSPTTPNSGFQMKDEEFQLDSAESKNTLLTNMFTGSSGSFNLPNSGDMFLSMQSLNGDSYQGAQVGANVQSQVDTLRHVISQTAGYNDALGGNTMYSPHGLNANGGWQDATTPSSVISPTEGPGSVHSDTSN
- the pbx3b gene encoding pre-B-cell leukemia transcription factor 3b isoform X3, translated to MSFSICVAQCTDSLAATMDDQARIMQSIGGVSLAGHSVQGGMALPPPHGHDGTDGDGRKQDIGDILHQIMTITDQSLDEAQAKKHGLNCHRMKPALFSVLCEIKEKTGLSIRGAQEEDPPDPQLMRLDNMLLAEGVAGPEKGGGSAAAAAAAAASGGAGDNSIEHSDYRAKLTQIRQIYHTELEKYEQACNEFTTHVMNLLREQSRTRPISPKEIERMVGIIHRKFSSIQMQLKQSTCEAVMILRSRFLDARRKRRNFSKQATEILNEYFYSHLSNPYPSEEAKEELAKKCSITVSQGVGSTITVSQVSNWFGNKRIRYKKNIGKFQEEANLYAAKTAVNAAHAAAAAVQNSQANSPTTPNSGFQMKDEEFQLDSAESKNTLLTNMFTGGYPAPCYQSDGRIQ
- the pbx3b gene encoding pre-B-cell leukemia transcription factor 3b isoform X5, which encodes MSFSICVAQCTDSLAATMDDQARIMQSIGGVSLAGHSVQGGMALPPPHGHDGTDGDGRKQDIGDILHQIMTITDQSLDEAQAKKHGLNCHRMKPALFSVLCEIKEKTGLSIRGAQEEDPPDPQLMRLDNMLLAEGVAGPEKGGGSAAAAAAAAASGGAGDNSIEHSDYRAKLTQIRQIYHTELEKYEQACNEFTTHVMNLLREQSRTRPISPKEIERMVGIIHRKFSSIQMQLKQSTCEAVMILRSRFLDARRKRRNFSKQATEILNEYFYSHLSNPYPSEEAKEELAKKCSITVSQGVGSTITVSQVSNWFGNKRIRYKKNIGKFQEEANLYAAKTAVNAAHAAAAAVQNSQANSPTTPNSGGYPAPCYQSDGRIQ
- the pbx3b gene encoding pre-B-cell leukemia transcription factor 3b isoform X1, whose protein sequence is MSFSICVAQCTDSLAATMDDQARIMQSIGGVSLAGHSVQGGMALPPPHGHDGTDGDGRKQDIGDILHQIMTITDQSLDEAQAKKHGLNCHRMKPALFSVLCEIKEKTGLSIRGAQEEDPPDPQLMRLDNMLLAEGVAGPEKGGGSAAAAAAAAASGGAGDNSIEHSDYRAKLTQIRQIYHTELEKYEQACNEFTTHVMNLLREQSRTRPISPKEIERMVGIIHRKFSSIQMQLKQSTCEAVMILRSRFLDARRKRRNFSKQATEILNEYFYSHLSNPYPSEEAKEELAKKCSITVSQGVGSTITVSQVSNWFGNKRIRYKKNIGKFQEEANLYAAKTAVNAAHAAAAAVQNSQANSPTTPNSGFQMKDEEFQLDSAESKNTLLTNMFTGSSGSFNLPNSGDMFLSMQSLNGDSYQGAQVGANVQSQVDTLRHVISQTAGYNDALGGNTMYSPHGLNANGGWQDATTPSSVISPTEGPGSVHSDTSN